One part of the Candidatus Kouleothrix ribensis genome encodes these proteins:
- a CDS encoding GlsB/YeaQ/YmgE family stress response membrane protein — MGLILSLVMGLIVGAITGFIMKSNYPWYIDMILGIIGSIVGGWLSSILLGADLTTGFNLTTLVVSVIGAVIVVALYRMVAARR; from the coding sequence ATGGGTCTGATCCTTTCGCTCGTTATGGGCCTGATCGTCGGTGCGATTACGGGCTTCATCATGAAGAGCAACTACCCGTGGTATATCGATATGATTCTCGGGATTATCGGCTCGATTGTCGGCGGCTGGCTCTCGTCGATTCTGCTGGGCGCCGACCTGACCACCGGCTTTAACCTGACCACCCTGGTGGTATCGGTGATTGGCGCGGTGATTGTGGTGGCGCTCTACCGGATGGTGGCGGCACGGCGCTAA
- a CDS encoding fumarylacetoacetate hydrolase family protein has product MRFVSFTYIDQFARAGVLLGDAVIDLAAAAPLVFELDVPQRWELLDILRGAPEGMGIDGASEIATAVLDQLGLSDTDDLGAALSGGRGMSGAIAIGGVEMVLPLDEVRLMAPLPRPSSLRDFYAFEQHVAAASRNRGRDVPYAWYEIPVFYYGNHSAIYGPNADIPLPRTKALDFELEIACVIGRAGRDIAEEDAEEYIAGFTIMNDWSARDLQREEMAVGMGPAKGKDFATSLGPWLVTLDELGELALGDGRYAMPMVARVNGTECSRGNFRDIYYTFAQMIARASRDATLYPGDVLGSGTVGTGCLLELTGGQGPWLEPYDEVELEIAGLGILKNRIIP; this is encoded by the coding sequence ATGCGCTTTGTTAGCTTCACCTATATCGACCAGTTTGCGCGCGCGGGCGTGCTGCTTGGCGACGCAGTGATCGACCTTGCGGCTGCGGCGCCGCTGGTGTTCGAGCTGGATGTGCCGCAGCGTTGGGAGCTGCTCGACATCCTGCGCGGCGCACCCGAGGGCATGGGCATCGACGGCGCGAGCGAGATCGCCACCGCAGTGCTCGACCAGCTCGGGCTGAGCGATACCGACGATCTGGGTGCGGCATTGAGCGGTGGCCGGGGAATGTCGGGCGCAATTGCGATCGGCGGTGTTGAGATGGTGCTGCCGCTCGACGAGGTGCGGCTGATGGCGCCGCTGCCGCGCCCGAGCAGCCTGCGCGACTTCTACGCCTTCGAGCAGCACGTGGCCGCAGCCAGCCGCAATCGTGGCCGCGATGTGCCCTATGCCTGGTACGAGATCCCGGTGTTCTACTATGGCAACCACAGCGCGATCTATGGGCCGAATGCCGATATCCCGCTGCCGCGCACTAAGGCGCTCGACTTCGAGCTGGAGATCGCCTGCGTGATCGGCCGGGCCGGGCGCGATATCGCCGAGGAAGATGCCGAGGAGTATATTGCCGGCTTCACGATCATGAACGACTGGAGCGCACGCGACCTGCAGCGCGAGGAGATGGCGGTAGGGATGGGCCCGGCCAAAGGCAAGGATTTTGCTACATCGCTGGGGCCATGGCTGGTGACGCTCGATGAGCTTGGCGAGCTGGCATTGGGCGATGGCCGCTATGCCATGCCGATGGTCGCGCGCGTGAATGGCACGGAGTGTTCGCGCGGCAATTTCCGCGACATCTACTACACCTTCGCCCAGATGATCGCGCGCGCCTCGCGCGATGCCACGCTCTACCCTGGCGACGTGCTTGGCAGCGGTACGGTTGGCACCGGCTGCTTGCTTGAGCTGACTGGCGGCCAAGGCCCGTGGCTCGAGCCATACGACGAGGTCGAGCTCGAGATCGCCGGGCTGGGTATATTGAAGAATCGCATCATTCCATAG
- a CDS encoding glycosyltransferase family 4 protein has translation MRVLHIVEATIAGVRTHVQTLATGLNPRRFQSVVACPLRRQNSFGDDQFVHDLTSAGIRVVPVAMQRSIGPLGDAAALSRLSLILRREQFDLIHLHSSKAGFLGRAAARLAGVAAPVVYSPHGFAFLGAGHPARRRAYLALEQLAGPWCDRIIAVSPGERTIALHAGLAGPDQVVCIPNGIAPVRLPPAYDRAAMRRQLGQPSGAPLIGTVARLAAQKNPRLFLDAAARVLRARPDVRFVWCGGGELADLARAQAHALGIAPACQFLGHRDDAAQVLAALDMFWLTSDYEGMPLAPLEAMALHVPIVASDVVGTRDLLQGTAGLLVPPRDPAAFADAALRLLGNPGRRAQLAQAGYRHYLEQGTSRRMLDAVEQLYAELAANRTYRIAMPVAASEPVA, from the coding sequence ATGCGAGTCCTCCATATTGTCGAGGCGACGATCGCCGGAGTTCGCACCCACGTACAGACATTGGCGACCGGGCTGAACCCACGTCGTTTCCAGTCGGTTGTCGCTTGCCCACTCCGCCGCCAGAACTCCTTCGGCGACGATCAGTTCGTTCATGATCTTACCAGTGCTGGTATTCGCGTTGTGCCGGTGGCTATGCAGCGTTCGATCGGCCCGCTGGGCGACGCTGCCGCGCTGAGCCGGCTTAGCTTGATTCTCCGCCGCGAGCAGTTCGATCTGATCCACCTGCATAGCTCGAAGGCCGGTTTTCTTGGCCGCGCCGCCGCGCGCCTGGCCGGCGTGGCTGCGCCGGTGGTGTATAGCCCGCACGGCTTCGCGTTTCTGGGCGCGGGCCACCCGGCGCGCCGGCGCGCCTACCTGGCGCTCGAGCAGCTGGCCGGGCCCTGGTGCGATCGGATCATCGCGGTGTCGCCCGGCGAGCGCACGATCGCGCTGCACGCCGGCCTGGCCGGCCCCGACCAGGTCGTGTGCATTCCTAACGGTATCGCGCCGGTGCGCTTGCCGCCTGCGTACGATCGCGCCGCGATGCGCCGGCAGCTGGGCCAGCCCTCCGGCGCCCCACTGATCGGTACGGTGGCGCGCCTGGCGGCACAGAAGAACCCGCGCCTATTCCTCGACGCGGCCGCGCGCGTGCTGCGCGCACGGCCCGATGTGCGCTTCGTGTGGTGTGGCGGCGGCGAGCTGGCCGATCTGGCGCGGGCGCAGGCCCACGCGCTTGGCATCGCGCCGGCCTGCCAATTCCTCGGCCATCGCGACGACGCCGCGCAGGTGCTGGCCGCGCTCGACATGTTCTGGCTGACTTCCGACTACGAGGGTATGCCGCTGGCGCCGCTCGAGGCCATGGCTCTGCACGTGCCGATCGTCGCGAGCGACGTGGTGGGCACGCGCGATCTGCTGCAGGGCACGGCCGGCCTGCTGGTGCCGCCGCGCGACCCCGCTGCGTTTGCGGATGCGGCACTGCGTCTGCTCGGCAATCCAGGCCGGCGCGCACAGCTGGCCCAGGCCGGCTATCGGCACTATCTTGAGCAAGGCACATCCAGGCGTATGCTCGACGCCGTCGAGCAGCTGTATGCAGAGTTGGCGGCAAATCGCACCTACCGCATCGCCATGCCGGTAGCTGCCTCCGAGCCAGTTGCGTGA
- a CDS encoding glycosyltransferase — MHDTSAIDAAMPLVSIVTPSFNQGGFLAATIESVLAQDYPQIEYLVMDAGSTDGTLALLRGYANRVRWVSQPDGGQADALNTGFARTRGTLLAWLNADDVYMPGAVSRAVAALQAHPAAALVYGQADFIDRRGVRLGPCPQVEPFDLARLIHQLDFIVQPATLFRRSAFEAVGGLDAMLRYCLDYDLWIKLALRYPVHYEPAVLACARIYPETKTASGGLARLDEIERMIGRYGRRRLPMLFYGEMVRACWQAAWRAFGAGEWRKAGAIGRRGAVYFGAYLLRKARYGR; from the coding sequence GTGCATGACACTTCCGCCATCGACGCGGCTATGCCACTGGTGTCGATCGTGACGCCCTCGTTCAACCAGGGTGGGTTTCTCGCCGCCACGATCGAGTCGGTGCTGGCGCAAGATTACCCGCAGATCGAGTACCTGGTGATGGATGCCGGCTCGACCGACGGCACGCTGGCGCTGCTGCGCGGCTATGCCAACCGGGTGCGCTGGGTCTCGCAGCCCGACGGTGGCCAGGCCGATGCGCTGAATACCGGCTTTGCCCGCACGCGTGGTACGCTGCTGGCCTGGCTGAACGCCGACGACGTATATATGCCCGGCGCGGTGTCGCGCGCGGTGGCGGCGCTGCAGGCACACCCGGCTGCGGCGCTGGTGTATGGCCAGGCCGACTTCATCGATCGGCGTGGGGTGCGGCTCGGGCCATGCCCGCAGGTCGAGCCGTTCGACCTGGCGCGTCTGATCCACCAGCTCGATTTCATTGTGCAGCCGGCTACGCTGTTTCGGCGCAGTGCGTTCGAAGCGGTGGGCGGGCTCGATGCCATGCTACGCTACTGCCTCGACTACGATCTGTGGATCAAGCTGGCGCTGCGCTACCCGGTGCATTACGAGCCGGCCGTGCTGGCCTGCGCGCGCATCTACCCCGAAACCAAGACTGCCAGCGGGGGGCTGGCGCGGCTCGACGAGATCGAGCGTATGATCGGCCGGTATGGCCGGCGCCGCCTGCCGATGCTATTCTACGGCGAGATGGTGCGCGCCTGCTGGCAGGCGGCCTGGCGCGCGTTCGGCGCGGGCGAGTGGCGCAAGGCCGGCGCGATCGGGCGGCGCGGCGCAGTGTATTTTGGGGCATACCTGCTGAGGAAGGCCCGCTATGGCCGTTAG
- a CDS encoding sigma-70 family RNA polymerase sigma factor: MIAARIPTERSSVRPSRQLVLAPLADTFDPAQMDLAALLCSCLAESERFYRGVQHDTRFAYELFRRAIVEGNDIAWEHIYTHYGPLVESWVRRSGAFASSGESSEYFVGAAFTKFWKAISERFEQFPTLASLLHYLQLCAGSVVIDSVRAQSWAEMLPEEALPPGHAPLTAPDEEAMKRVNCEEFWRYIDTQLHNEAERVVVFRSFVLGMKPYDIFNDRQDLFQSINDVYNVKRNVLGRLSRNTELRGMLAS, encoded by the coding sequence ATGATTGCAGCACGCATCCCTACCGAGCGTTCTTCCGTGCGGCCGAGCCGGCAGCTCGTGCTTGCCCCGCTTGCCGATACATTCGACCCGGCGCAGATGGATCTGGCGGCGCTGCTGTGCAGCTGCCTGGCCGAGAGCGAGCGGTTCTATCGTGGCGTGCAGCACGATACGCGCTTTGCCTACGAGCTGTTCCGGCGCGCGATCGTAGAGGGGAACGATATCGCCTGGGAGCATATCTACACCCACTATGGCCCGCTAGTCGAAAGCTGGGTGCGGCGTAGCGGCGCGTTTGCCAGCAGCGGTGAGAGCAGCGAGTATTTTGTGGGCGCGGCCTTCACGAAGTTCTGGAAGGCGATCTCCGAGCGTTTCGAGCAGTTCCCTACGCTGGCTTCGTTGCTGCACTACTTGCAACTTTGCGCTGGCTCAGTCGTAATAGATAGCGTTCGTGCGCAATCGTGGGCCGAGATGCTACCCGAGGAGGCGCTGCCGCCCGGCCACGCACCCCTGACGGCACCAGACGAGGAGGCAATGAAGCGAGTGAATTGCGAGGAGTTCTGGCGCTATATCGATACGCAGCTGCACAACGAGGCCGAGCGTGTGGTGGTGTTTCGGTCGTTCGTGCTAGGCATGAAGCCGTACGATATCTTCAACGACCGCCAGGATCTGTTTCAAAGCATCAATGATGTCTATAATGTCAAGCGCAATGTGCTGGGGCGGCTCAGCCGCAACACCGAGCTGCGCGGTATGCTGGCCTCCTGA
- a CDS encoding SRPBCC family protein codes for MIVKFEQHTDIDAPPETVWAVISDPNTWPQWFPEIEQISGLGTLATGSSFSWQKGAESGSGAIVHVDENDLKVVTTIGDNQVTHTYTIGRHGGLFGMGGHDTRLTYRMEYDPPGGLLGDFVASGNPADILRVKHTLEKVKHLAEGR; via the coding sequence ATGATCGTCAAATTCGAGCAACATACCGACATCGATGCTCCGCCCGAGACGGTATGGGCGGTGATCTCGGACCCCAACACCTGGCCGCAGTGGTTTCCCGAGATCGAGCAGATCTCGGGTTTGGGCACGCTCGCCACGGGCAGTAGCTTCAGCTGGCAAAAGGGCGCCGAAAGCGGCTCGGGCGCGATCGTCCATGTCGACGAGAATGACCTGAAGGTGGTGACCACGATCGGCGATAACCAGGTGACGCATACCTACACGATTGGGCGGCACGGCGGATTGTTCGGGATGGGCGGGCATGATACGCGCTTGACCTATCGGATGGAGTACGACCCGCCGGGCGGGCTGCTGGGCGATTTTGTGGCCAGTGGCAACCCGGCCGATATTCTGCGCGTCAAGCATACCCTCGAGAAGGTCAAGCATCTTGCTGAAGGCAGATAG
- a CDS encoding sugar transferase produces MKPRSTTNLDVLVMVGSILITEIMLIIAMTLRERFSIWNPLDPGADYIPLALYVLVGLIWFVMQFIFSTPRLVRDGQLIDGLWRLVAAIMLASLTFAGALFLSFRQISRLYFVYFVLLDLVALLVFYGVMRLIVRRQGQHNQAHSRILIAGAGRTGLRLARALMRQWNGAAPVVGFIDTDPALVGGEIERWPVLGTLDDADALIARHAIDEIIITLPLEAHPHTVNLVRRLQAAPVHIRLVPDFLDFAVMRANVYYLEGLPIVGLRVPAISDKARIMKRLFDIVVSLLLLLLLSPLLLVLALLIRRDSPGPALYRAERMGENGRLFKMYKFRTMVQDADRRWEEIAFRRPDGKLNFKFPDDPRITRMGQWLRRTSLDELPQLLNVLRGDMSLVGPRPELPMIVREEYEPWQWSRFTVPQGMTGWWQINRRGFEHQHLCTADDLYYIQNYSLMLDIRILVRTVLVVLSGQGAF; encoded by the coding sequence ATGAAACCACGATCCACAACCAACCTTGATGTGCTGGTGATGGTCGGTAGCATTCTGATCACCGAGATCATGCTGATCATCGCTATGACGCTGCGCGAGCGCTTCTCGATCTGGAACCCGCTTGACCCCGGCGCGGATTATATACCGCTGGCGCTCTATGTGCTGGTCGGGTTGATCTGGTTTGTGATGCAGTTCATCTTCTCGACACCGCGGCTGGTGCGCGATGGCCAGCTGATCGATGGGCTGTGGCGCCTGGTGGCGGCGATTATGCTGGCCTCGCTGACCTTTGCCGGCGCGCTGTTCCTGTCGTTCCGCCAGATCTCGCGGCTGTACTTCGTGTACTTCGTGCTGCTCGACCTAGTGGCGCTGCTGGTGTTCTATGGCGTGATGCGCCTGATTGTGCGCCGGCAGGGCCAGCACAATCAGGCACATAGCCGCATCCTGATCGCCGGCGCGGGCCGCACTGGCTTGCGCCTGGCGCGCGCACTGATGCGCCAGTGGAATGGCGCTGCGCCGGTGGTGGGCTTTATCGACACCGACCCGGCGCTGGTTGGCGGCGAAATCGAGCGCTGGCCGGTGCTCGGCACGCTCGACGACGCCGACGCGCTGATCGCGCGCCATGCGATCGATGAGATTATCATCACGCTGCCGCTCGAGGCTCACCCGCACACGGTCAACCTGGTGCGGCGGCTGCAGGCTGCGCCGGTACACATCCGGCTGGTGCCCGACTTCCTCGACTTCGCGGTGATGCGCGCGAATGTCTACTACCTCGAGGGCCTGCCGATCGTTGGGCTGCGCGTGCCGGCGATCAGCGACAAGGCCCGGATCATGAAGCGGCTGTTCGATATTGTAGTCAGCCTGCTGCTGCTGCTGCTGCTCTCGCCGCTGCTGCTGGTGCTGGCCCTGCTGATCCGGCGCGACTCGCCTGGCCCGGCGCTGTATCGGGCCGAGCGCATGGGCGAGAACGGCCGGCTGTTTAAGATGTATAAGTTCCGCACTATGGTGCAGGATGCCGACCGGCGTTGGGAAGAGATCGCCTTCCGCCGGCCCGACGGCAAGCTGAACTTCAAGTTCCCCGACGATCCACGGATCACGCGCATGGGCCAGTGGCTGCGCCGCACCAGCCTCGACGAGCTGCCGCAGCTGTTGAATGTGCTCAGGGGTGATATGAGCCTGGTAGGCCCGCGCCCCGAGCTGCCTATGATCGTACGCGAGGAGTACGAACCCTGGCAGTGGAGCCGCTTCACCGTGCCGCAGGGCATGACCGGCTGGTGGCAGATCAACCGGCGCGGCTTCGAGCATCAGCACCTGTGTACCGCCGACGATCTCTACTATATCCAGAATTACTCGCTGATGCTCGATATCCGCATCCTGGTGCGCACCGTGCTGGTGGTGCTGAGCGGCCAGGGGGCGTTCTAG
- a CDS encoding VanW family protein, translating to MPDKYYQEYGPISRRRRTGELTPDEPAPTVEPIEGAAMPREWQRRALQRPRRRGRRKFVLLLALVAAGVGAFAVLPFVLGLWSGDRAQAGVSLQGQSMAGKSRAEVRALAEQRYAAFLRTPITIAFEGRSWSPTLAQLGVRFEPDKIAADVLAAGHRGGPIARISELWQIWRGGLDIAPQLSVDARALQGYLNTIAVAVELPPRDAALSIAEGKVLPTPSRPGRQALADLTTLEVLRALQTLEPQTVLLRTRPLAPRLPDTALAPAAAEAQALLSKPLTLRSGDQSWVWQPTKIAELLAVQAEAGRMRVSIDPDRLGKAVQKLAQLVDTGTSEPRLVFRAGKVTIARPGQAGLKLRQDQAAQAISQTLRLATRELALPVQELAPQVTATTLPTLGIVELVGEGKTSFAGSAAYRITNIKAGAARMDGVLIAPGEEFSFNTQLGAVDESNGFVQGYAVIGNRTQLEWGGGVCQDSTTVFRAAFWAGLPITERHAHPFYISWYDDYSFPNESGPGMDATIFTGVLDLKFLNDTGHWLLMEASVDEGAQVLTVRLYGTKPDRTVVAKGPEITQIIPAPSEPVYVNDNKLPAGTVKQTDTARRGMDIAVYRVITEQGVQKTPETFFTRFKAWPNVFARGTAQ from the coding sequence ATGCCAGACAAGTACTACCAGGAGTATGGGCCGATCAGCCGGCGCCGCCGCACGGGCGAGCTCACGCCCGACGAGCCGGCGCCAACCGTTGAGCCGATCGAGGGCGCCGCTATGCCGCGCGAGTGGCAGCGCCGCGCGCTGCAGCGCCCGCGCCGGCGCGGGCGGCGCAAATTCGTGCTGCTGCTGGCGCTGGTGGCAGCCGGGGTCGGCGCATTTGCCGTGCTGCCATTCGTGCTGGGCTTATGGTCGGGCGACCGCGCTCAGGCCGGTGTAAGCCTGCAGGGGCAGAGCATGGCCGGCAAGAGCCGGGCCGAGGTGCGCGCGCTAGCCGAGCAGCGCTATGCCGCGTTTCTGCGCACGCCCATCACCATCGCATTCGAGGGCCGCAGCTGGTCGCCTACGCTGGCACAACTGGGTGTACGCTTCGAGCCAGACAAGATCGCGGCCGATGTGCTGGCCGCCGGGCATCGTGGCGGGCCGATCGCGCGCATCAGCGAGCTCTGGCAGATCTGGCGCGGCGGCCTCGATATCGCGCCGCAGCTGAGCGTCGATGCACGCGCGCTACAGGGCTACCTCAATACGATTGCCGTGGCCGTCGAGCTGCCGCCGCGCGATGCCGCCCTGAGCATCGCCGAGGGTAAGGTGCTGCCCACGCCCAGCCGGCCCGGCCGCCAGGCCCTGGCCGATCTGACGACGCTCGAGGTTTTGCGCGCACTGCAGACGCTCGAGCCACAAACCGTGCTGCTGCGCACCCGCCCGCTCGCACCACGCCTGCCCGATACTGCGCTGGCACCCGCTGCAGCCGAGGCCCAGGCGCTGCTGAGCAAGCCGCTGACGCTGCGTAGCGGCGATCAGAGCTGGGTATGGCAGCCGACCAAGATCGCCGAGCTGCTGGCTGTGCAGGCCGAGGCCGGCCGCATGCGCGTGTCGATCGATCCCGATCGACTCGGCAAGGCCGTGCAGAAACTGGCCCAGCTGGTCGATACCGGCACCAGCGAACCGCGCCTGGTCTTCCGCGCGGGCAAGGTTACGATCGCCCGGCCTGGCCAGGCCGGGCTGAAGCTCCGGCAAGATCAGGCCGCCCAGGCGATCAGCCAGACACTCCGGCTCGCGACGCGCGAGCTGGCATTGCCGGTGCAAGAGCTGGCCCCCCAGGTCACCGCCACCACCCTGCCCACGCTAGGCATCGTTGAGCTGGTGGGCGAAGGCAAAACCAGCTTCGCCGGCTCGGCGGCCTACCGCATCACCAACATCAAGGCCGGCGCCGCGCGCATGGACGGCGTGCTGATCGCGCCGGGCGAAGAGTTCTCATTCAACACCCAGCTCGGCGCAGTCGATGAAAGTAACGGCTTCGTGCAGGGCTACGCCGTGATTGGCAACCGCACCCAGCTCGAGTGGGGCGGCGGCGTGTGCCAGGACTCGACGACTGTGTTTCGCGCGGCGTTTTGGGCCGGCCTGCCGATCACCGAGCGCCACGCGCACCCGTTCTATATTAGCTGGTACGACGACTACAGCTTCCCCAACGAGTCCGGGCCGGGGATGGACGCAACCATCTTCACCGGCGTGCTCGATCTCAAGTTCCTCAACGACACCGGCCACTGGCTGCTGATGGAGGCCAGCGTCGACGAGGGCGCCCAGGTGCTGACTGTGCGGCTCTACGGCACTAAGCCGGATCGCACCGTGGTGGCAAAAGGCCCCGAGATCACCCAGATCATACCCGCGCCGAGCGAGCCGGTGTATGTCAACGACAACAAGCTGCCGGCCGGCACGGTGAAGCAGACCGACACGGCCCGCCGGGGCATGGACATCGCTGTGTACCGGGTGATTACCGAGCAGGGGGTGCAGAAGACGCCCGAGACGTTCTTCACGCGCTTCAAGGCCTGGCCGAACGTGTTTGCGCGCGGCACTGCGCAGTAG
- a CDS encoding glycosyltransferase: MAVSQAAPVWPLLGDTPLVTIVTPSFNQGGFLAATIESVLAQDYPQIEYLVMDAGSTDGTLALLRGYTNRVRWVSRPDGGQADAINQGWRQGGGAVLAWLNADDVYMPGAVRGAVAALQAHPGAAGVYGDCDTIDQHGHTIGTHPTAPFDYVRLLRTALTPIPQPATFLRRAAVEQAGYLDDRLTMLLDLDLWLRLGATAPLRYIPARWACFREHAGSKTIARQAQAAPEVLAIYRRLFANPALPPAIAALEREATAGALVFAANSLFMAGQLRAARRYALRGMGQAAPRARVLALKILLIGAFGRSGLAAYLWGRHRARMLLRGRLRA, encoded by the coding sequence ATGGCCGTTAGCCAGGCCGCGCCGGTATGGCCGTTGCTGGGCGACACGCCGCTGGTGACGATCGTGACGCCCTCGTTCAACCAGGGTGGGTTTCTCGCCGCCACGATCGAGTCGGTGCTGGCGCAAGATTACCCGCAGATCGAGTACCTGGTGATGGATGCCGGCTCGACCGACGGCACGCTGGCGCTGCTGCGCGGCTATACCAACCGGGTGCGCTGGGTCTCGCGGCCCGACGGTGGCCAGGCCGATGCGATCAACCAGGGCTGGCGGCAGGGCGGCGGCGCGGTGCTGGCCTGGCTGAACGCCGACGACGTATACATGCCCGGCGCGGTGCGCGGCGCAGTGGCGGCGCTGCAGGCGCACCCAGGCGCGGCCGGCGTGTATGGCGACTGCGACACGATCGATCAGCACGGCCACACGATCGGCACACACCCAACCGCGCCGTTCGACTACGTGCGGCTGCTGCGCACCGCGCTGACACCCATCCCGCAGCCGGCCACATTCCTGCGCCGCGCGGCGGTCGAGCAGGCCGGCTACCTCGACGATCGGCTTACGATGCTGCTCGATCTCGATCTGTGGCTGCGCCTGGGTGCCACCGCACCGCTGCGCTACATCCCCGCGCGCTGGGCCTGCTTTCGCGAGCACGCCGGCAGTAAGACGATCGCACGCCAGGCCCAGGCTGCGCCCGAGGTGCTGGCGATCTACCGCCGGCTGTTCGCCAACCCGGCCCTGCCGCCGGCGATTGCGGCGCTCGAGCGCGAGGCTACCGCCGGCGCGCTCGTGTTTGCTGCGAACTCGCTGTTCATGGCCGGGCAGCTGCGCGCGGCCCGCCGCTACGCCCTGCGAGGCATGGGCCAGGCGGCCCCGCGCGCGCGCGTGCTGGCGCTGAAGATCCTGCTGATCGGCGCGTTCGGGCGCTCGGGCTTGGCGGCCTACCTGTGGGGCCGGCACCGCGCGCGGATGCTGCTGCGCGGCCGGCTGCGAGCTTGA
- a CDS encoding glycosyltransferase → MTQTVPARILYVQHTADLYGSSRALLHLLGALDRTRYTPLVALAEPGPLAEHLRKLAIEPLIAPFMQTLWGQLVRSWRVLPFGLRLLPAALAMRGLIRAQQASLVHSNVWTILSGALGARLAGVPHVWHVREVLPAMGGLKRGLARLSALSSRRIICISQATAAQFAGYAAAPQLRVVYDGLPLDTALIKPVARPGAAAELLIGVVGRLHPQKGHADLLRAYALLAPQLRATSRVVFVGGEALGYAGYAGELAGLARALGVAERVMFSGFVEDVPPLLATFDMLVLPAARAEGLGGVLLEAMAAQLPVIATRAGGPAEVIDDGLSGLLVPPQQPGALVAALASLLSDPQLRERMGLAGRRAVEQRFSAARAAAQIEQIYQEIL, encoded by the coding sequence GTGACTCAAACTGTACCGGCGCGCATCCTGTATGTGCAGCACACCGCCGATCTCTACGGCTCGAGCCGGGCATTGCTGCACCTGCTTGGCGCGCTCGACCGCACGCGCTACACGCCGCTGGTAGCGCTGGCCGAGCCTGGGCCGCTGGCCGAGCACCTGCGCAAGCTGGCGATCGAGCCGCTGATCGCGCCGTTTATGCAGACGCTGTGGGGCCAGCTGGTGCGCTCGTGGCGCGTGCTGCCGTTTGGCCTGCGGCTGCTGCCGGCCGCGCTGGCCATGCGCGGCCTGATCCGGGCGCAGCAGGCCAGCCTGGTGCATAGCAATGTCTGGACCATCCTCAGCGGTGCGTTGGGCGCGCGCCTGGCCGGCGTGCCGCATGTGTGGCATGTGCGCGAGGTGCTGCCTGCCATGGGTGGGCTGAAGCGCGGCCTGGCCCGGCTGAGCGCGCTCAGCTCGCGGCGGATCATCTGCATCTCGCAGGCCACGGCGGCCCAGTTTGCCGGCTATGCCGCCGCCCCGCAGCTGCGCGTGGTCTACGATGGCCTGCCACTCGATACGGCCCTGATCAAGCCGGTGGCGCGGCCGGGCGCAGCTGCCGAGCTGCTGATCGGCGTGGTTGGCCGGCTGCACCCGCAGAAGGGCCACGCCGACCTGCTACGGGCCTACGCTTTGCTTGCCCCGCAGCTGCGCGCAACCAGCCGGGTGGTATTTGTTGGTGGCGAGGCGCTTGGCTATGCCGGCTATGCCGGCGAGCTGGCCGGGCTGGCGCGTGCGCTTGGCGTGGCCGAGCGGGTAATGTTCAGCGGGTTTGTGGAAGATGTGCCGCCGCTGCTGGCGACGTTCGACATGCTGGTGCTGCCGGCGGCGCGGGCCGAGGGCCTGGGCGGCGTGCTGCTCGAGGCGATGGCCGCGCAGCTGCCGGTGATCGCTACCCGCGCCGGTGGCCCGGCTGAGGTGATCGACGATGGCCTGAGCGGTCTGCTGGTACCGCCCCAGCAGCCCGGCGCGCTGGTCGCCGCACTGGCTAGCCTGCTATCCGACCCGCAGCTGCGCGAGCGCATGGGCCTGGCCGGACGCCGGGCAGTCGAGCAGCGCTTCAGTGCCGCGCGCGCCGCCGCCCAGATCGAGCAGATCTACCAGGAGATCCTGTAG